From Variovorax sp. PMC12, the proteins below share one genomic window:
- a CDS encoding DUF2069 domain-containing protein, translating into MNANLPLPPSSVRATRWAAVGSLVGLIVLGLAWELWLAPLRPGGSLLALKVLPLVIPLAGLWKNRMYTYRWVSLMIWLYFTEGVVRAWSDTNGVGQVLALVEVLLCLVLFAACAWHVRLRLRHVKALAATARPLEASTQ; encoded by the coding sequence ATGAATGCCAACTTGCCGCTCCCGCCCTCCTCCGTTCGCGCGACCCGCTGGGCCGCCGTGGGCAGCCTCGTCGGCCTCATCGTGCTGGGCCTGGCCTGGGAGCTGTGGCTGGCGCCGTTGCGCCCGGGCGGCTCGCTGCTGGCGCTGAAGGTGCTGCCGCTGGTCATTCCGCTCGCGGGCCTGTGGAAGAACCGCATGTACACCTACCGCTGGGTCAGCCTGATGATCTGGCTCTATTTCACCGAGGGCGTGGTGCGCGCATGGAGCGACACCAACGGCGTGGGCCAGGTGCTCGCGCTGGTCGAGGTGCTGCTGTGCCTCGTGCTCTTCGCGGCCTGCGCATGGCACGTGCGGCTGCGCCTGCGCCACGTCAAGGCCCTTGCCGCCACCGCGCGCCCACTGGAGGCTTCCACCCAATGA
- a CDS encoding YihY family inner membrane protein → MISAMNRRQLWRDLSRFPWRNTAAVLGERFREDKLGLTASSLTFTTTIAMVPFFTVALALFTVFPMFAKMQGRLQRWLIESLIPDNIARQVLGYLNQFASKASGLGIAGLIVLLITAIALILTIDKTLNNIWRVRSPRPLAQRVLIYWATITLGPLILAVSLSTTSYVFSASRDVVGGTMVKLAFDSLEFMLLAAGMASLYHYVPNTNVRWSHAWAGGIFVAAAIEIAKRVLGYYLSLVPTYSVLYGAFATFPILLVWIYVAWVIVLLGAVIAAYLPSLLTGVARRGGTAGWPLQLAMESLQHLARARATPAKGMGAAELVTRMRVDSLQLAPVLETLVALDWIAPLAEEPANEDPRYVLLADPSTPIEPLLKELLMPRAEPLEDLWQKGPLRSLRLGDVLLI, encoded by the coding sequence ATGATATCCGCCATGAATCGTCGGCAGCTTTGGAGGGATCTTTCGCGTTTTCCGTGGCGCAACACCGCGGCGGTACTGGGCGAGCGTTTCCGCGAAGACAAGCTCGGCCTCACGGCCAGCAGCCTGACCTTCACCACCACCATCGCGATGGTGCCGTTCTTCACGGTGGCGCTGGCGCTGTTCACCGTGTTCCCCATGTTCGCCAAGATGCAGGGCCGCCTGCAGCGCTGGCTGATCGAGAGCCTGATCCCGGACAACATCGCGCGGCAGGTGCTCGGCTACCTGAACCAGTTCGCGAGCAAGGCCAGCGGGCTGGGCATCGCGGGCCTGATCGTGCTGCTGATCACCGCCATTGCGCTGATCCTCACCATCGACAAGACGCTCAACAACATCTGGCGCGTGCGCTCGCCGCGGCCACTGGCGCAGCGGGTGCTCATCTACTGGGCCACCATCACGCTGGGGCCGCTGATCCTGGCGGTGAGCCTGTCAACCACGTCCTATGTGTTCTCGGCCTCGCGCGACGTGGTGGGCGGCACCATGGTCAAGCTGGCCTTCGACAGCCTCGAGTTCATGCTGCTCGCGGCCGGCATGGCCTCGCTCTACCACTACGTGCCCAACACCAACGTGCGCTGGTCGCATGCGTGGGCCGGCGGCATCTTCGTGGCGGCGGCCATCGAGATCGCCAAGCGCGTGCTGGGCTACTACCTGAGCCTGGTGCCGACCTATTCGGTGCTGTACGGCGCCTTCGCCACCTTCCCGATCCTGCTGGTGTGGATCTACGTGGCCTGGGTGATCGTGCTGCTCGGCGCGGTCATAGCAGCCTATCTGCCGAGCCTGCTGACGGGCGTTGCGCGGCGCGGCGGCACCGCCGGCTGGCCGCTGCAGCTGGCCATGGAATCGCTGCAGCACCTGGCCCGCGCGCGCGCCACGCCGGCCAAGGGCATGGGCGCGGCCGAGCTGGTGACGCGCATGCGGGTCGATTCGCTGCAGCTCGCGCCGGTGCTCGAGACGCTGGTGGCGCTCGACTGGATCGCACCGCTGGCGGAAGAGCCCGCCAACGAAGATCCGCGCTACGTGCTTCTGGCCGACCCCTCGACCCCCATCGAGCCGCTGCTGAAGGAACTGCTGATGCCCCGGGCCGAGCCGCTCGAAGACCTCTGGCAGAAGGGCCCGCTGCGCTCCCTGAGGCTGGGCGACGTGCTTCTGATCTAG
- a CDS encoding Mpo1-like protein, translated as MNTTTATGSAVDPRQFKSFAQFYPFYLTEHANLTCRRLHFAGSTISLLCLVALVVTLNPLWLLAGLVAGYGFAWVGHFGFEKNKPASFKRPLYSFMGDWAMYRDIWLGRVKI; from the coding sequence ATGAACACCACGACTGCCACGGGATCTGCCGTCGATCCGCGCCAATTCAAGAGCTTCGCGCAGTTCTATCCCTTCTACCTGACCGAGCACGCCAACCTCACCTGCCGCCGGCTGCACTTCGCGGGCTCGACGATCTCGCTGCTGTGCCTGGTGGCGCTGGTGGTCACGCTCAACCCGCTGTGGCTGCTGGCCGGGCTGGTGGCGGGCTACGGCTTCGCATGGGTCGGGCACTTCGGCTTCGAGAAGAACAAGCCGGCCTCGTTCAAGCGGCCGCTCTATTCGTTCATGGGCGACTGGGCGATGTACCGCGACATCTGGCTGGGGCGGGTGAAGATCTAG
- a CDS encoding thioredoxin family protein, producing MSALPSTPESAEPASDAPWVVCLCAEWCGTCRDYRPLLQQVASAHPEFRFAWVDIEDHADIADAFDVETFPTLLVAGADGTRFLGPLLPHAETLSRMLSALQPPKPSSLDVDLLLAVLNKKPAVFTV from the coding sequence TTGAGCGCACTTCCAAGCACCCCAGAATCCGCCGAGCCCGCCAGCGATGCGCCGTGGGTCGTGTGCCTGTGCGCCGAATGGTGCGGCACCTGCCGCGACTACCGGCCGCTGCTGCAGCAGGTGGCGAGCGCGCACCCGGAGTTCCGCTTCGCCTGGGTCGACATCGAAGACCACGCCGACATCGCCGATGCCTTCGACGTCGAGACCTTCCCGACCCTGCTGGTGGCCGGTGCGGATGGCACGCGCTTCCTCGGCCCGCTGCTGCCGCATGCGGAGACGCTCTCGCGCATGCTCTCGGCGCTGCAGCCGCCCAAGCCTTCGAGCCTGGACGTCGACCTGCTGCTCGCGGTGCTGAACAAAAAGCCCGCCGTCTTCACGGTCTGA
- a CDS encoding NAD-dependent epimerase/dehydratase family protein yields the protein MKILIFGATGMVGQGVLRECLLAPDVESVVAVGRSATGQQHPKLRDLVHKDMYDYGAIEPQLQGFDACFFCLGVSSVGMKEPEYKRITYDLTLAAATVLARLNPGMTFTYVTGAGTDSSERGTSMWARVKGATENALLRLPFKAAYMFRPGMIQPMHGVRSKTPLYDAAIRVLGPLLGLAYRLWPNRVTTTEKVGRAMLAVARNGAPKVVLDPADINALG from the coding sequence ATGAAAATCCTGATCTTCGGCGCCACCGGCATGGTGGGGCAGGGCGTGCTGCGCGAGTGCCTGCTCGCGCCCGACGTCGAAAGCGTGGTGGCCGTGGGCCGCAGCGCCACCGGCCAGCAGCACCCGAAGCTGCGCGACCTGGTGCACAAGGACATGTACGACTACGGCGCCATCGAGCCGCAGCTCCAGGGCTTCGACGCCTGCTTCTTCTGCCTGGGCGTGTCTTCGGTCGGCATGAAGGAGCCGGAGTACAAGCGCATCACCTACGACCTGACGCTGGCCGCCGCCACCGTGCTCGCCAGGCTGAACCCCGGCATGACCTTCACCTATGTGACCGGCGCGGGCACCGACAGCAGCGAGCGCGGCACCAGCATGTGGGCCCGCGTGAAGGGCGCGACCGAAAACGCCTTGCTGCGCCTGCCGTTCAAGGCGGCCTACATGTTCCGCCCCGGCATGATCCAGCCGATGCACGGCGTGCGCTCGAAGACGCCGCTCTACGACGCCGCCATCCGCGTGCTCGGCCCGTTGCTCGGCCTGGCCTACCGGCTCTGGCCGAACCGGGTGACGACCACCGAGAAGGTCGGCCGCGCGATGCTGGCCGTGGCGCGCAACGGCGCGCCCAAGGTCGTGCTCGACCCGGCCGACATCAACGCGCTGGGCTGA
- a CDS encoding LysR family transcriptional regulator, with product MTLPLLSIPMRHFLEVARSGSVNQAAARLYVASSAVSRQIAKLEDSLGTPLFERHARGMALTAAGERLAAHLRNAQLDIEQVVEQVRDLGGQGARRIRMACTEGFAGHFMPLVMRSFEQAHPGCQLELHVGSPDGVSALLARGETDIGLKYVVAPEPGLAIAHTATAPVYAVLRPDHPLARQRVVSVADAVRYPLAVGDKGVTARQLFDQACSLQGLRYQAIFVSNFSSVLLPLLRTPDVMLSGHLTVMHLIDAGTVVARPFAEAPLQQRQLQVLALEGRTLPPLAQEFVGHLVAAIASAGRRKLGRARAGAAAPA from the coding sequence ATGACCCTTCCGCTTCTCAGCATCCCGATGCGGCACTTCCTCGAAGTGGCGCGCAGCGGCTCGGTCAACCAGGCGGCGGCGCGGCTCTACGTCGCGTCGTCGGCGGTGAGCCGGCAGATCGCCAAGCTCGAGGACAGCCTGGGCACGCCGCTGTTCGAGCGGCATGCGCGCGGCATGGCGCTCACTGCGGCGGGCGAGCGGCTGGCGGCGCACCTGCGCAATGCGCAGCTCGACATCGAACAGGTGGTCGAGCAGGTGCGCGACCTCGGCGGCCAGGGAGCGCGGCGCATCCGCATGGCTTGCACCGAGGGCTTCGCGGGGCATTTCATGCCGCTGGTGATGCGCAGCTTCGAGCAGGCGCACCCCGGTTGCCAGCTCGAGCTGCACGTGGGCTCGCCCGACGGCGTGAGCGCGCTGCTGGCGCGCGGCGAGACCGACATCGGCCTCAAGTACGTGGTGGCGCCGGAACCCGGCCTGGCGATCGCACACACCGCCACCGCGCCGGTATACGCCGTGCTGCGGCCCGACCATCCGCTGGCGCGCCAGCGCGTGGTGTCGGTGGCCGACGCGGTGCGCTACCCGCTGGCGGTGGGCGACAAGGGCGTCACCGCGCGCCAGCTGTTCGACCAGGCCTGCAGCCTGCAGGGCCTGCGCTACCAGGCGATCTTCGTGAGCAATTTCTCGTCGGTGCTGCTGCCGCTGCTGCGCACGCCCGACGTCATGCTGTCGGGCCATCTCACGGTGATGCACCTGATCGACGCGGGCACGGTGGTGGCGCGGCCGTTCGCCGAAGCGCCGCTCCAGCAGCGGCAGTTGCAGGTGCTGGCGCTCGAAGGCCGCACCTTGCCGCCGCTGGCGCAGGAATTCGTCGGGCACCTGGTGGCTGCGATCGCCAGCGCGGGCCGGCGCAAGCTCGGGCGGGCACGCGCGGGCGCCGCCGCCCCTGCCTGA
- a CDS encoding M20 family metallopeptidase, producing the protein MQRTDSLAAATAYFDGGGFFADLQRRVAFRTESDTGAATPALEAYLREEMIPPLSALGFACEVIANPVPGGGPFLIARRIEDPSLPTVMTYGHGDVVSGQDANWEEGLAPWALTVRGERWYGRGTADNKGQHSINLGGLAAALQARGGRLGYNVTWLVEMGEEAASPGLHAVCAQERDKLRADLFIASDGPRVSALRPTLFLGSRGAVNFSLRLRARPRGYHSGNWGGVLVNPGTVLSHAVASLVDARGRILVEALRPPPVSQAVRDALADIAIGGGTDDPAVDEGWGEPGLSPAERLVAWNTIEVLALGAGSAVRPVNAIPSEAVAHCQLRFVVGTPWQDLRQIVRAHLDAHGFEQVEVAITLTGAATRLDVENPWVGWARQSIERSSGHRLDLLPNLAGSLPNDVFADLLGLPTLWVPHSYPACAQHAPNEHLLAPLAREGLQIMAGLYWDLGEPGLEPWAAGRLPASVSSSFS; encoded by the coding sequence ATGCAACGCACCGACAGCCTGGCCGCCGCCACGGCCTATTTCGACGGCGGCGGCTTCTTCGCCGACCTCCAGCGCCGCGTCGCCTTTCGCACCGAAAGCGACACCGGCGCCGCCACGCCCGCGCTCGAGGCCTACCTGCGCGAAGAGATGATTCCGCCCCTCTCGGCGCTCGGCTTCGCCTGCGAGGTCATCGCCAATCCGGTGCCCGGCGGCGGGCCCTTCCTCATCGCGCGCCGCATCGAGGACCCGTCGCTGCCCACGGTCATGACCTACGGCCACGGCGACGTGGTCAGCGGGCAGGACGCGAATTGGGAAGAGGGCCTCGCGCCGTGGGCGCTCACGGTGCGCGGCGAGCGCTGGTACGGCCGCGGCACGGCCGACAACAAGGGCCAGCACAGCATCAACCTGGGCGGCCTCGCCGCTGCGCTGCAGGCGCGCGGCGGGCGCCTGGGCTACAACGTGACCTGGCTCGTCGAGATGGGCGAGGAGGCCGCTTCGCCCGGCCTGCACGCGGTGTGCGCGCAGGAGCGCGACAAGCTGCGCGCCGACCTCTTCATTGCCAGCGACGGCCCGCGCGTGAGCGCCCTGCGGCCCACGCTGTTCCTGGGTTCGCGCGGTGCGGTCAACTTCAGCCTGCGGCTGCGCGCCCGGCCGCGCGGCTACCACTCGGGCAACTGGGGCGGCGTGCTGGTCAACCCGGGCACGGTGCTCAGCCATGCGGTGGCTTCGCTGGTGGATGCGCGCGGCCGCATCCTGGTCGAGGCCCTGCGCCCGCCGCCGGTCTCGCAGGCGGTGCGCGACGCGCTCGCCGACATCGCCATCGGCGGCGGCACGGACGACCCCGCCGTCGACGAAGGCTGGGGCGAGCCCGGCCTGAGCCCGGCCGAGCGGCTGGTGGCCTGGAACACCATCGAGGTGCTGGCGCTCGGCGCCGGCTCCGCCGTGCGGCCGGTCAATGCGATTCCCTCGGAGGCCGTGGCGCATTGCCAGTTGCGCTTCGTGGTCGGCACGCCCTGGCAGGACCTGCGGCAGATCGTGCGCGCGCATCTCGATGCGCATGGTTTCGAGCAGGTCGAGGTGGCGATCACGCTGACCGGCGCGGCCACGCGGCTCGACGTTGAAAACCCGTGGGTCGGCTGGGCCCGGCAGTCCATCGAGCGCAGCAGCGGGCATCGCCTGGACCTGCTGCCCAATCTCGCGGGCTCGCTGCCCAACGATGTGTTCGCCGACCTGCTGGGCCTGCCGACGCTGTGGGTGCCGCATTCGTACCCCGCCTGCGCGCAGCACGCACCCAACGAGCACCTGCTCGCGCCGCTGGCCCGCGAAGGCCTGCAGATCATGGCCGGCCTGTACTGGGACCTGGGCGAGCCGGGGCTCGAGCCGTGGGCCGCCGGGCGGCTGCCGGCATCCGTTTCTTCTTCCTTCTCCTGA
- a CDS encoding Bug family tripartite tricarboxylate transporter substrate binding protein, with translation MNLAISRRRFGLLLSASAVLGTHAPAFAQDAWPERPIKLVVPFPPGGGTDLVARAMGQTLSERLGQPIVVDNRPGASTIIGTDAVAKAAPDGYTLLLSGSTSYSVNPALRAKLPYDPVRDLAPVAIVARTPLVLVVGKGTPWHSVQELIAAAKARPKSIRYATFGSGSGPHLAGELFALAAGIQLQDIPYKGSSQSSMAVIGGEIEVGIDTVAAVAPHVRSGKLRALGIVGATRSSMLPEVRTLAEQGLPDATFDAWYGFAAPARTPAPVIDKLARAVTATMANASLQAQLRAQGMEPVAISSAAFRAQMEGEISRYRALAHRAGIAAE, from the coding sequence ATGAACCTCGCCATTTCACGCCGCCGCTTCGGCCTGCTGCTTTCCGCTTCCGCCGTGCTGGGCACCCATGCGCCCGCGTTCGCCCAGGACGCCTGGCCCGAGCGCCCCATCAAGCTCGTCGTGCCCTTCCCGCCGGGCGGCGGCACCGACCTCGTGGCGCGCGCGATGGGGCAGACCCTGTCGGAGCGGCTCGGGCAGCCCATCGTCGTCGACAACCGGCCCGGTGCCTCGACCATCATCGGCACCGACGCCGTCGCCAAGGCCGCGCCCGACGGCTACACGCTGCTGCTCTCGGGCTCGACCAGCTACAGCGTGAACCCGGCGCTGCGCGCCAAGCTGCCGTACGACCCGGTGCGCGACCTGGCGCCCGTCGCCATCGTGGCGCGCACGCCGCTGGTGCTGGTGGTGGGCAAGGGCACGCCGTGGCATTCGGTGCAGGAGCTCATCGCGGCCGCCAAGGCCAGGCCGAAGAGCATCCGCTATGCCACCTTCGGCTCGGGCTCGGGCCCGCACCTGGCGGGCGAGCTGTTCGCGCTGGCGGCCGGCATCCAGCTGCAGGACATTCCGTACAAGGGCAGCAGCCAGAGTTCGATGGCCGTGATCGGCGGCGAAATAGAAGTGGGCATCGACACCGTGGCGGCGGTGGCACCGCATGTGCGCTCGGGCAAGCTGCGTGCGCTGGGCATCGTGGGGGCCACGCGCTCCAGCATGCTGCCCGAGGTGCGCACGCTCGCCGAGCAGGGCCTGCCCGATGCCACCTTCGACGCCTGGTACGGCTTTGCCGCGCCGGCGCGCACCCCGGCCCCGGTGATCGACAAGCTGGCCCGCGCGGTCACGGCCACCATGGCCAATGCGTCGCTGCAGGCGCAACTGCGCGCGCAGGGCATGGAGCCGGTGGCCATCAGCTCGGCCGCCTTCCGCGCGCAGATGGAGGGCGAGATTTCGCGCTACCGCGCGCTGGCGCACCGCGCGGGCATCGCCGCCGAGTAG
- a CDS encoding Bug family tripartite tricarboxylate transporter substrate binding protein, with amino-acid sequence MTQLSSRILGVLLHSLLVLRRWGQGVLLCLAAVSGAHAQTAATGDWPQRPIRMVVPFTAGGGSDIVARVLARPLSQELGQPVFIDNRPGAATVIGTQYVVRSVPDGHTLLLSGSTSFSINPALRKKLPYDPARDLAPIAIVARSSLAIVGGKATPWHSLPELIAAAKAHPGRIRYGTFGPGSGPHLAGEMLAAAAGIRLQAVPYRNTGQLAVALSAGEVDLGIEVAGAVAPLVNAGRLRALAVFGAGRSGALPGVRTLAEQGLPDATFEAWFGLAAPARTPAPVLDALSRAVTRAMDDAALQANLRAQGMDPVTVGPEAFRKEAESEISRYRVQADRAGISLD; translated from the coding sequence ATGACCCAGCTTTCGTCCCGCATCCTCGGCGTTCTTCTTCATAGCCTGCTCGTCCTCCGGCGCTGGGGGCAGGGCGTGCTGCTGTGCCTGGCCGCGGTGTCGGGCGCCCATGCGCAAACGGCTGCGACGGGCGACTGGCCGCAAAGGCCGATCCGCATGGTGGTGCCGTTCACGGCCGGCGGCGGCAGCGACATCGTGGCCCGTGTCCTCGCGCGGCCGCTGTCCCAAGAACTGGGCCAGCCGGTGTTCATCGACAACAGGCCGGGCGCGGCCACCGTCATCGGCACCCAGTACGTCGTGCGTTCGGTGCCTGACGGCCACACGCTGCTGCTGTCGGGATCGACCAGCTTCAGCATCAACCCGGCGCTGCGCAAGAAGCTTCCTTACGACCCGGCGCGCGACCTGGCGCCCATTGCCATCGTCGCGCGCAGTTCGCTCGCGATCGTGGGGGGCAAGGCCACGCCCTGGCATTCGCTGCCCGAGCTGATCGCGGCGGCCAAGGCGCACCCGGGGCGCATTCGCTACGGCACCTTCGGCCCGGGGTCGGGCCCGCACCTGGCGGGCGAGATGCTCGCCGCCGCAGCGGGCATCCGGCTGCAGGCCGTGCCCTACCGCAACACGGGCCAGCTTGCCGTGGCCCTGAGCGCCGGCGAAGTGGACCTGGGCATCGAGGTGGCGGGCGCGGTGGCGCCGCTCGTGAATGCGGGCCGGCTGCGTGCGCTGGCCGTGTTCGGCGCCGGACGCTCCGGTGCGTTGCCCGGGGTGCGCACCCTGGCGGAGCAGGGCTTGCCCGATGCCACGTTCGAAGCCTGGTTCGGGCTGGCCGCCCCGGCGCGCACGCCGGCGCCGGTGCTCGACGCGCTTTCCCGGGCGGTCACGCGGGCCATGGACGACGCTGCCTTGCAGGCGAACCTGCGCGCACAGGGCATGGACCCCGTGACGGTCGGCCCGGAAGCCTTCCGCAAGGAGGCCGAGAGCGAGATCTCGCGCTACCGCGTGCAGGCGGACCGCGCGGGCATCTCGCTGGACTGA
- a CDS encoding alpha/beta fold hydrolase, protein MNYIVNGHGTYCYTGGKPLDPARPTAVFIHGVLNDHSVWILQTRWFANHGWNVLAVDLPGHCKSEGPPPASVEEAAQFVIALLDAAGVEKAALVGHSFGSLIALETAARAPGRVSHLAMVGTAYPMTVSPALLDGALNDPQRAIAMVNTFSHALLAPPPSSLGPGTWLYGSSRALMRRVLASNRDANVFHIGFKACNDYANGEAAMEKVQCPVLFLLGDADQMTPPRATKALVGKARSGKVVTVHAGHALMSEAPDAVLFALRDFLDAAPAA, encoded by the coding sequence ATGAACTACATCGTCAACGGCCACGGCACCTACTGCTACACCGGCGGCAAGCCGCTCGATCCGGCCAGGCCCACGGCCGTGTTCATCCACGGCGTGCTGAACGACCACAGCGTGTGGATCCTGCAGACCCGCTGGTTCGCCAACCACGGCTGGAACGTGCTGGCGGTCGACCTGCCCGGCCATTGCAAGAGCGAAGGCCCGCCGCCCGCCAGCGTGGAAGAGGCGGCGCAGTTCGTCATCGCGCTGCTCGACGCGGCGGGCGTGGAGAAAGCCGCGCTGGTCGGCCACAGCTTCGGCTCGCTGATCGCGCTGGAGACCGCTGCGCGCGCGCCCGGGCGCGTGTCGCACCTGGCGATGGTGGGCACGGCCTACCCGATGACGGTGTCGCCCGCGCTGCTCGACGGCGCGCTCAACGACCCGCAGCGCGCCATCGCCATGGTCAACACCTTCTCGCATGCGCTGCTGGCGCCGCCGCCCTCCTCGCTCGGGCCGGGCACGTGGCTCTACGGCAGCTCGCGCGCGCTGATGCGCCGCGTGCTCGCGAGCAACCGCGACGCCAACGTGTTCCACATCGGCTTCAAGGCCTGCAACGACTACGCCAACGGCGAAGCGGCCATGGAAAAGGTGCAGTGCCCGGTGCTGTTCCTGCTCGGCGACGCAGACCAGATGACGCCGCCGCGTGCCACCAAGGCGCTGGTGGGCAAGGCCCGCAGCGGCAAGGTGGTGACGGTGCACGCCGGCCACGCGCTGATGAGCGAGGCGCCGGACGCGGTGCTGTTCGCGCTGCGCGACTTCCTGGACGCGGCGCCTGCCGCCTGA
- a CDS encoding O-acetylhomoserine aminocarboxypropyltransferase, giving the protein MPGYSDPGFDTLALHAGASPDPATGARAVPIHLTTSFVFESSDHAAALFNLERAGHVYSRISNPTNAVLEQRVSALEGGIGAIATASGQAALHLSVATLMGAGSHIVASTALYGGSQNLLHYTMRRFGIETTFVKPGDLDGWRNAVRPETKLFFGETVGNPGLDVLDIPAVSDIAHEAGVPLLVDSTLTSPYLIKPFDWGADLVYHSATKFLSGHGTVIGGVVVDGGSFDWEKSGKFAELTQAYDGFHNMVFSEESTVGAFLLRARREGLRDFGASMSPHTAWLILQGIETLPLRMERHIDNTQKVVEFLAAHPFVSRVGHPLIESHPSHALAQKLLRHGARGAGAVFSFDIKGSRAQGKAFIEALKLFSHLANVGDCRSLVIHPASTTHFRMTDEALAGAGISQGTIRLSIGLEDAADLIDDLKRALKAAEKAGA; this is encoded by the coding sequence ATGCCCGGTTATTCCGACCCCGGTTTCGACACCCTCGCGCTGCACGCCGGCGCCTCGCCCGACCCCGCCACCGGCGCGCGGGCCGTGCCGATCCACCTCACCACCTCCTTCGTCTTCGAGTCGAGCGACCACGCCGCCGCGCTGTTCAACCTGGAGCGCGCCGGCCACGTCTATTCGCGCATCAGCAACCCGACCAACGCGGTGCTGGAGCAGCGCGTGTCGGCGCTCGAAGGCGGCATCGGCGCCATCGCCACCGCCAGCGGACAGGCCGCGCTGCACCTGTCGGTGGCCACGCTGATGGGCGCGGGCTCGCACATCGTGGCCAGCACGGCGCTGTACGGTGGCTCGCAGAACCTGCTGCACTACACGATGCGCCGCTTCGGCATCGAGACCACCTTCGTCAAGCCCGGCGACCTGGACGGCTGGCGCAACGCCGTACGGCCCGAGACCAAGCTGTTCTTCGGCGAAACCGTGGGCAACCCCGGGCTCGACGTGCTCGACATACCGGCGGTGAGCGACATCGCCCACGAAGCCGGCGTGCCGCTGCTGGTCGACTCCACGCTCACCTCGCCCTACCTCATCAAGCCCTTCGACTGGGGCGCCGACCTGGTCTATCACTCGGCCACCAAGTTCCTGTCGGGCCACGGCACCGTGATCGGCGGGGTGGTGGTCGACGGCGGCAGCTTCGACTGGGAGAAGTCGGGCAAGTTCGCCGAGCTCACGCAGGCCTACGACGGCTTCCACAACATGGTGTTCAGCGAGGAAAGCACCGTCGGCGCCTTCCTGCTGCGCGCGCGCCGCGAAGGCCTGCGCGACTTCGGCGCGTCGATGAGCCCGCACACGGCCTGGCTCATCCTGCAGGGCATCGAGACCCTGCCGCTGCGCATGGAGCGCCACATCGACAACACGCAGAAGGTGGTCGAATTCCTGGCCGCGCACCCGTTCGTGTCGCGCGTGGGACATCCGCTGATCGAGTCGCACCCGAGCCACGCGCTCGCGCAGAAGCTGCTGCGCCACGGCGCGCGCGGCGCCGGCGCGGTGTTCAGCTTCGACATCAAGGGCAGCCGCGCGCAGGGCAAGGCCTTCATCGAAGCGCTCAAGCTGTTCAGCCACCTCGCCAACGTGGGCGACTGCCGCAGCCTGGTGATCCACCCGGCCAGCACCACCCACTTCCGCATGACCGACGAGGCGCTGGCCGGCGCGGGCATATCGCAAGGCACGATCCGCCTGTCGATCGGCCTGGAAGACGCTGCCGACCTGATCGACGACCTCAAGCGCGCGCTGAAGGCGGCGGAAAAGGCGGGTGCCTGA
- a CDS encoding CBS domain-containing protein, which yields MKVSDILRVKGNTLFTITPDDPLADAANTMAEKDIGSLVVMEHGDLVGMLTFREVIVAIVNNGGQVGTTLVRKAMDDAPVTCTLETDLDEIRRIMLERHARYMPVMDKRMLMGVISFYDVAKAVVDSQNFENKMLKAYIRDWPAEDEKTG from the coding sequence ATGAAAGTCAGCGACATCCTTCGCGTCAAGGGCAACACGCTCTTCACCATCACGCCAGACGACCCGCTGGCAGACGCCGCCAACACCATGGCGGAAAAGGACATCGGTTCGCTGGTGGTCATGGAGCACGGCGACCTGGTCGGCATGCTCACCTTCCGGGAAGTGATCGTCGCCATCGTCAACAACGGCGGCCAGGTCGGCACCACGCTGGTCCGCAAGGCCATGGACGACGCCCCCGTCACCTGCACCCTGGAAACCGACCTCGACGAAATCCGCCGCATCATGCTGGAGCGCCACGCGCGCTACATGCCCGTCATGGACAAGCGCATGCTGATGGGCGTGATCAGCTTCTACGACGTGGCCAAGGCCGTGGTGGACAGCCAGAACTTCGAGAACAAGATGCTCAAGGCCTACATCCGCGACTGGCCCGCGGAAGACGAAAAGACCGGCTGA